Proteins encoded by one window of Geobacter sp. DSM 9736:
- a CDS encoding 23S rRNA (pseudouridine(1915)-N(3))-methyltransferase RlmH — MKLRVLWVGRTQEEWVRRGIEEYAGRIRRYLPLEISEAKEEKGCREEAGRERECARLEKLLPKGARLVLLDERGSRLTSPEFSAFIGRHRDGGASELAFAVGGAYGFAETLRERAAGVISLSPMTFTHQMVRVFLLEQIYRGFTILNGEQYHH, encoded by the coding sequence GTGAAGCTACGGGTGCTCTGGGTCGGCCGAACACAGGAGGAGTGGGTCCGGCGCGGCATCGAAGAGTATGCGGGACGGATCAGGCGCTATCTTCCCCTGGAGATCTCCGAGGCAAAAGAGGAGAAGGGGTGCCGTGAAGAGGCGGGGCGGGAGCGGGAGTGTGCACGTCTCGAGAAGCTCTTGCCGAAGGGGGCACGGCTGGTTCTCCTGGACGAGCGGGGAAGCCGCCTCACTTCGCCGGAGTTTTCCGCATTCATCGGCAGGCATCGTGACGGTGGCGCTTCGGAACTGGCCTTCGCCGTTGGGGGTGCTTACGGCTTTGCGGAGACGCTCCGAGAACGTGCGGCAGGAGTGATTTCCCTTTCCCCCATGACCTTCACGCACCAGATGGTGCGGGTCTTTCTCCTGGAGCAGATTTACCGCGGCTTCACGATTTTAAACGGGGAGCAGTACCACCATTGA
- the gpmI gene encoding 2,3-bisphosphoglycerate-independent phosphoglycerate mutase, whose amino-acid sequence MPKKPLLLMILDGWGINPRTDNNAIALANTPNMTRLCAEYPCTDIGTSGMSVGLPEGQMGNSEVGHLNVGAGRVVYQDLTRISKAIEEGEFFHNRVLLDCIARTKAAGGRLHLAGLLSDGGVHSHMTHLYGLLELAKREGVREVFIHCLLDGRDTPPKSGAGYLGDLERKIAELGVGRIATVIGRYYAMDRDNRWERVARAYDAIVLGEGAHATSAAEAIERSYMNGITDEFVHPSVITGPDCAPVGTVSDGDGFIFFNYRSDRAREITRSLTDGGFTGFARARYPQLASYVCMTEYDETFGLPVAYPPVQLKNIFGEVISKAGLTQLRIAETEKYAHVTFFFNGGNEVPYPGEERCLIPSPKEVATYDQKPEMSAYAVTEELLQRLDRDAYDVVILNFANPDMVGHTGIIEAAVKAVETVDQCVGRLATKVLEKGGRAIITSDHGNAECMIDDTGGPHTAHTTERVPLILVDNQRRGARLRPGILADIAPTMLELLGLPQPPEMTGKSLIEE is encoded by the coding sequence ATGCCGAAAAAACCGCTGCTGCTGATGATCCTTGACGGGTGGGGGATCAATCCCCGAACGGACAACAACGCCATCGCTCTTGCCAATACGCCGAACATGACGCGGCTTTGCGCCGAATATCCCTGCACCGACATCGGTACTTCCGGAATGTCTGTCGGGCTTCCCGAGGGGCAGATGGGGAACTCGGAGGTCGGACATCTCAATGTCGGGGCCGGTCGGGTGGTTTACCAGGATCTGACACGCATCAGCAAGGCGATTGAGGAGGGGGAGTTCTTCCATAACCGGGTGCTCCTGGACTGCATCGCACGCACCAAGGCGGCGGGGGGAAGGCTTCACCTGGCGGGACTTCTCTCCGACGGCGGGGTCCACTCCCACATGACCCACCTCTACGGGCTCCTGGAACTGGCGAAGCGGGAGGGTGTGCGCGAGGTCTTCATTCACTGTCTCCTGGACGGGCGGGATACGCCTCCCAAGAGCGGAGCCGGTTACCTCGGGGACCTGGAGAGGAAGATAGCGGAGCTGGGAGTCGGCAGGATCGCCACGGTGATCGGCCGCTACTATGCCATGGACCGCGACAACCGATGGGAGCGTGTAGCGAGAGCATATGACGCAATCGTTCTGGGGGAGGGCGCCCACGCCACATCGGCCGCTGAGGCCATAGAGCGGAGCTATATGAACGGCATCACCGACGAATTCGTTCATCCTTCGGTGATTACCGGCCCTGACTGCGCCCCCGTCGGCACAGTTTCCGACGGAGACGGCTTCATCTTCTTCAATTATCGCTCCGACCGCGCCCGCGAAATCACCCGCTCTCTTACTGACGGCGGGTTCACCGGATTCGCCCGCGCCCGTTATCCACAGCTTGCTTCCTACGTCTGCATGACCGAGTACGATGAAACGTTCGGTCTTCCTGTGGCGTATCCCCCTGTACAGCTTAAAAACATCTTCGGCGAGGTTATCTCCAAGGCCGGTTTGACCCAACTCCGCATTGCGGAGACGGAGAAATACGCCCACGTGACGTTCTTTTTCAACGGCGGGAACGAGGTCCCCTACCCGGGGGAGGAACGCTGCCTCATCCCCTCACCCAAGGAGGTGGCTACATACGACCAGAAACCGGAGATGAGTGCGTACGCCGTCACCGAGGAACTTCTGCAGCGGCTTGACCGGGACGCTTACGACGTCGTCATCCTCAACTTCGCCAATCCGGACATGGTGGGGCACACGGGGATCATTGAAGCGGCCGTGAAAGCTGTCGAAACCGTGGATCAATGTGTAGGGAGACTAGCGACTAAGGTGTTGGAAAAAGGAGGGCGGGCAATCATAACCTCCGACCATGGCAATGCCGAATGCATGATCGACGATACCGGGGGTCCCCACACTGCTCACACCACCGAGCGCGTTCCACTTATCCTCGTGGATAACCAGCGCAGGGGGGCGCGGCTTCGTCCCGGCATTCTCGCGGACATAGCTCCGACAATGCTGGAACTGCTTGGGCTTCCCCAGCCGCCGGAGATGACTGGAAAGAGCCTCATCGAGGAGTAG
- a CDS encoding M23 family metallopeptidase: protein MPRFISPVLLSILLLLPLSSEAARRSPVDGGTVTSGVGWRVDPFGSGRMVYHNGYDIAVPTGTPVYPTQVGTVYFAGQYKGYGNLVAIQHGEGYVTFYGHNAEVLVKVGQQVDCNTVIALAGSTGRSTGPHVHYEIRQIPGYKEHQREKLQKELKTAVAEKIEGWVEGYESGKGGPERETIMPQDPYE from the coding sequence TTGCCCCGTTTCATTTCACCCGTGCTGCTGTCAATACTGCTCCTTCTGCCTCTCTCCAGCGAGGCCGCCCGCCGTTCCCCCGTTGACGGCGGTACGGTAACCTCCGGTGTCGGCTGGCGCGTCGACCCCTTCGGCAGCGGCCGCATGGTGTACCACAACGGGTATGACATTGCGGTGCCGACCGGGACCCCGGTCTACCCCACCCAGGTGGGTACCGTTTATTTCGCCGGGCAATACAAGGGGTACGGCAACCTTGTTGCCATACAGCATGGAGAAGGGTATGTCACCTTCTATGGTCACAATGCCGAAGTCCTCGTAAAGGTGGGACAACAGGTAGATTGCAATACCGTCATAGCCCTTGCCGGCAGTACCGGTCGTTCCACCGGCCCCCACGTCCATTATGAAATCAGACAGATTCCCGGATATAAAGAGCATCAGCGGGAGAAGCTTCAGAAGGAGCTGAAGACCGCCGTCGCCGAAAAGATCGAGGGTTGGGTTGAAGGGTACGAGAGCGGCAAAGGCGGGCCCGAGCGGGAAACGATAATGCCGCAAGATCCGTACGAGTAA